In Lolium rigidum isolate FL_2022 chromosome 7, APGP_CSIRO_Lrig_0.1, whole genome shotgun sequence, the DNA window TTTCGAATTGTTTGCTTCATACTGGATCCCGTTTGCAGGAAGCGACGACAAGCTTCTCAAGGGCATCAACAGCTACAGAAGTACTCTCAAGGTCCCAGCGCTCACCGAGAACAACAATGCCGACTGTCTGGCTGAGCAGCTAGCCAAGCAGTTCAAGAGCCACGAGTGCACCAACACGACCGGAGCCAACACCGTCCCTGGCACAGAGCCAGAGTTCCCGGACTACCCCAAGTACCTTGAACATTGCCATCTCAACGCGTCGGTGATCCAAGACGGACAGGTGATGCCAGCCTGCGTGCCCGGCCTCGTAGCCGACGTGGTGCTCACCAACTACACCAAGTCCCAGTACAACCAGTACCTGAACGACACCAAGTACTCTGGCGTCGGGATCGCCAACGAAGGAGATTGGGTGGTTGTCGTCCTCAGCACCAGCACGGGACCCGGTGACTTCTCACCTGCTCCCCCAGGTTCCAACTGGGCTCCATCGGTCCAGCCCTTCAGCCAGCTGATTGTTTTGCTTGTAGGATTTGTAATTTTGCTGATGAAGTGAGAAGATGTTGCTCATAAGTCATACCACGACACCACGAAAATAGTGTATCTTATGCTTGTGTCATTCATTTTTGTATCTTccagatttgaattccacttccaGATATGAAATAGTTTCTGCAACGAGGTTTTGGATGACACGTTTTTTTACTCTGTGCTGCCTTAGCCCACAATTATCAGAGCTTTTATGCATATTGGGCTCAGATGATTTCACTAGAGGACTACATCTTCAAACTTGCAGACTGAAGTTAGAAATTCAGTTCTGCCGGTA includes these proteins:
- the LOC124679233 gene encoding uncharacterized GPI-anchored protein At3g06035-like, with protein sequence MDPRVSLFCFLAIASSLLHCARSDGSDDKLLKGINSYRSTLKVPALTENNNADCLAEQLAKQFKSHECTNTTGANTVPGTEPEFPDYPKYLEHCHLNASVIQDGQVMPACVPGLVADVVLTNYTKSQYNQYLNDTKYSGVGIANEGDWVVVVLSTSTGPGDFSPAPPGSNWAPSVQPFSQLIVLLVGFVILLMK